The following proteins are encoded in a genomic region of Roseofilum casamattae BLCC-M143:
- a CDS encoding DUF4079 domain-containing protein has translation MHLPSFLWLWRIAAWSMGFAVCFYCLLAITGTLLWWMRQNRQPQQTQLRSLHYVLGGTLVFLVLLLLAIGVIGTLGHYGSLGHSSHLAAGFAVVALVAISAWSATQISSQRPWARPIHLTTNTILFIGFIWVSWTGWSVVQKYLN, from the coding sequence GTGCATCTTCCCTCATTTTTATGGTTATGGAGAATAGCCGCTTGGTCTATGGGGTTTGCGGTATGCTTTTATTGCCTGTTAGCCATTACAGGAACGCTGCTCTGGTGGATGAGACAAAATAGGCAACCTCAACAGACCCAACTGCGATCGCTCCACTATGTTTTAGGAGGAACCTTAGTCTTCCTAGTTTTACTGTTGCTGGCGATCGGAGTAATCGGAACTTTAGGTCACTATGGTAGTTTAGGTCATTCTTCCCATCTCGCCGCTGGATTTGCAGTGGTTGCATTAGTAGCTATTTCGGCATGGAGTGCTACCCAAATTAGTTCCCAACGACCCTGGGCCAGACCGATTCATTTAACTACTAATACCATCCTGTTTATCGGTTTTATTTGGGTCTCGTGGACGGGATGGAGTGTCGTGCAGAAATATCTTAATTAA
- a CDS encoding DUF1830 domain-containing protein translates to MAQVLDPLPPERSYRVLCCYVNATSKVQVARICNIPDWYFERVVFPGQRLVFESVSQGLLEIHTGMMASAILSDTIPCDRLMLQELGKEESSDWILGNKPLPKVPDGLERAKTPALTSID, encoded by the coding sequence ATGGCACAAGTTCTCGATCCCCTTCCTCCAGAGCGTTCTTACCGCGTCCTTTGCTGTTATGTTAATGCAACAAGCAAAGTCCAAGTTGCTCGTATCTGTAACATCCCAGATTGGTATTTTGAACGAGTCGTCTTTCCAGGACAGCGGTTAGTGTTTGAATCGGTCTCTCAAGGATTGCTGGAGATTCACACGGGGATGATGGCCAGTGCTATTTTATCGGATACAATTCCTTGCGATCGCTTGATGCTACAAGAGCTAGGGAAAGAAGAATCTAGCGATTGGATCTTAGGAAATAAACCTTTACCTAAAGTGCCCGATGGATTGGAACGAGCCAAGACGCCAGCATTGACATCCATTGATTAA